The Lysinibacillus irui sequence TTTTATTCTCAGAAGCAGTTAGATAAAGAAATGTTGTTATGATCCCTGCTGTTGGGGAAACAAGAAATTTCTTCCCTTGCGCAACTTGGATATATCCTTAAAAATGAGTGGATTGACAAGTGCATCTTCTGTCGTATGCATAAGAACGATTGGCCAAATACTTTTCGTTAGTAGATAAATCTCTGTGTACATAACTGTCCAGAAAATCATCGTGACAATCCCTACTATCGCAAATAACCACCTGTTAACCGGAAGTACACTGATTATGAAGTGTCTCCCTTAGGTTGCCCTGGAATAAATCTGTCTACCAAAACACCCAACCAACCACATACAAGCACGATTGCTATAAAAATAATTATGTTTCTTTTAGCCCTCACTTACAATGGACCTCCTCATGATGAAGAATTAAAAAAGTGTATGGACCAAGGTGTTTGGGATGCAGAGCAAGATGTTAGGCTATTCCTTGGAAAGAATACCAACATGTTAAAGCTAGTGCACCTAAATGACATATACTTAACCTCACCCATTCATCGAAAATTTTTTCACTGAAATATTATTCAGCAAAATTTCAATTAACTCTGTTAAAAACAATTAAATTTTCACTATATAGCTGTATAAGCTTAAACAAATATTATTTTTCTCCAATTTGTAGTATCACCACAAAATGTGACAGCTTTATGTACTTTAAAATAGTATTACACCTTTCCAAAATAACATTATCACTACCATTATAATAAAAACAAAATATCAGTTATTTACTATTCTAACAACTCCTAAAATAGAACCGTTTTCCAAAAAATATATTTTATTTTTATAGTAAAATATTTATGAACCATATCAATTTCAATATTCTTATACAAAACACATCCAACATACTCTATAAACAAGTTAACTTTTTTGTAAAATAATAACATGAATAAAATTAACAATTTTAATAAAAATACGAGTTGAACTTTTACAAAAAATAGAATACGATGAATTCCGAAAGGTGGTACACCATCATTCAAGCAATAATAATTTTTAAAAAGGGGTTGGAAATATGTCAGACGTTCTAAAGCAATTTGTTATGCCGAAAACAAACTTATTTGGACCTGGAGCAATTCAAGAAGTTGGTAAACGCTTAAATGATTTAGAAGTGAAGAAGACATTAATCGTAACAGATGAGGGCTTGCACAAATTAGGTCTCTCTGAACAAATTGCAAATATCATTACAGCTGCTGGAATTGATGTAGCAATTTTCCCTAAAGCAGAACCAAATCCAACAGATCAAAACATTGAAGAGGGCGTTGCAGTGTATCATGCAGAAAGCTGTGATTCAATCGTTTCTCTTGGAGGAGGTAGCGCTCACGATGCAGCAAAAGGTATCGGACTTATTGCTTCGAATGGTGGACGCATTCACGATTATGAAGGCGTTGATCAATCACAAAATCCACTTGTGCCATTAATTGCGATTAATACAACTGCTGGTACTGCTAGTGAAATGACTCGTTTCACTATTATTACGGATACAGCAAGAAAAGTAAAAATGGCCATTGTTGATAAACATGTGACACCGTTACTTTCCATTAATGATCCTGAATTAATGATTGGTTTACCTCCTGCACTAACAGCAGCTACTGGGGTTGATGCACTAACACATGCTATTGAATCATTTGTTTCGACAAATGCAACCCCAATTACGGATGCTTGTGCAGAAAAGGTACTTCAACTTATCCCTGAATACCTTCCTCGTGCCTATGCAAATGGTGGCGACTTAGAAGCACGTGAGCAAATGGTTTATGCTCAATTTTTAGCTGGTATGGCCTTCAATAACGCTTCACTTGGGTATGTCCATGCAATTGCTCATCAGTTAGGCGGTTACTACAATCTACCTCATGGTGTATGTAATGCTATTTTATTGCCACATGTTTGCCGCTTCAATGTAACTGCACGTACTGAGCGATTTGCTCGTATTGCTGAGTTATTAGGTGAAAACGTGGATGGTTTAAGTAAACGTGATGCTGCTGAAAAAGCAATTACAGCCATCGAAAAACTATCAAAAGATTTAAATATTCCTAGCGGCTTCCGTGAATTAGGGGCAAAAGATGAAGATATTGAAATCTTGGCTAAAAATGCAATGTTAGATGTTTGTGCTGAGACAAATCCTCGTAAAGCAACATTAGAGGATATTAAACAAATCATCACAAATGCAATGGGGCCTGTAGCGAAAAAAGAGGAGTCCCTCGAAGCAATCGCACTTTCTTAATGAGGGAATCAAGGTGGAGAAACATTGTTTTCTCCACCTTTTTTTATGAGTTTGGCATACATGATATTGTCTACACTAAAAACTCTCGTTATACTTTTCTTAAAAAGAATAGGAGACCGTTATGCGATTAATTTCAATTTGTCCTAGCAATACAGAGCTTGTCGCCTATTTAGGACTGACTGACCAGCTTGTTGGAGTGGATGATTTCTCCGATTGGCCATCAACTGTAAAAGATTTACCACAACTTGGCCCAGATTTATCAATTCATATGGACTCTTTAGAGGCATTAGCACCCGATCTTGTCCTTGCTTCCTTAAGTGTGCCTGGTATGGAAAAAAATATCGAGGAATTACAAAAAAGAAATATCCCTCATATTGTTTTTAATGCCAACTCATTAGAGGAAATCGCACAGGATCTACTGACCCTTGGGAGAGCCTGTGATGTAGAAGAACGCGCCAAAGTAATCATGGATGAATACTTACAATCGATTAAAGAGATGCGCTCTATTGCACAAACGATTGCCAAGAAACCTAGCGTCTATTGGGAATGGTGGCCTAACCCTATTTTTACACCTGGAAAAATAAATTGGCTAACAGAAATTAGTGCAATTGCTGGAGGAGTCAATCTATTCCAAGATGTAGAGTTAGCCAGTGTTCAAACAAATTGGGCTGATATCATTAAGCGAAATCCCGACTACATTATGATGGCTTGGGTAGGTGTAGCTTTTGAACGGATACAACCAGCCATTTTATTAAAACGTCCACATGCCCAAGAGCTACATGCCATTCAAATGGAACGTCTTCATGTGATGGAAGAATGGCTTTATTGTCGCCCATCTCCTCGTCTTATTGAAGGTGCTATAAAGCTTGCTAAAATGCTACACCCTCAAGAATATGAGCATATAGAACATCCAAGTTTTTTATAGGAAGAAAAAACAACATCCCCTCTATTTACAGGGATGTTGTTTTAGACAATAAAATTATACGAATTTCACCATATGATATTTTTTCTTACCACGACGGACAATACTGAATGCATCCTCTAGACGATCCTTCGCCTCAAAAACGTACTCTAAATCAGTCACTTTTTCACCATTCACACTAATCGCACCATTCGATACGTCCTCACGTGCTTGACGTTTTGAAGATGAAATACCTGCCTCTACAAGAAGGTCCACAATATTTTTGTCCTCTTTCGCCATTTCAATAGAAGGAACATCTTTAAAAGCATCCTTCATTTCATCGGCCGATAGTGCTTTTAAATCTCCTGAGAATAAAGCTGCCGTAATACGGATGGCTTGTTCCAATGCCTCTTGACCATGAATTAAACGAGTCATTTCTTCGGCAAGTGCTTTTTGTGCCTTACGTAAATGTGGCTCTTCCTCTACTGAAACTGCTAAAGCTTCAATTTCTTCGCGAGATAGGAATGTAAAGATTTTTAAGTATTTGATCACATCTGCATCCGCAGCATTGATCCAAAATTGGTAGAATTCATAAGGAGATGTTTTCTTGGCATCTAACCATACAGCACCACCTGCTGTTTTACCAAATTTTGTACCATCTGCTTTTGTTACTAAAGGAATCGTAATACCGAAGGCTTTTGTTTCTTCCTCATGTGTTTTACGAATAACCTCTAAACCTGTAGTAATATTCCCCCACTGGTCAGATCCACCTACTTGGATTCGGCAATTGTAGTGATTGTATAAATGGTTATAATCAATACCTTGAATTAACGTATACGCAAATTCTGTGAAAGAAATTCCTGTGTCAAGACGAGAAGCAATTGTATCTTTCGCTAACATGTAGTTCACGTTAATTAATTTTCCGTAATCACGTAAAAATTCAATTGTGTTGATATTGCCAATCCAATCACGATTGTTCACAAGCTGTGCACCATTGCCATCTTC is a genomic window containing:
- a CDS encoding cobalamin-binding protein, encoding MRLISICPSNTELVAYLGLTDQLVGVDDFSDWPSTVKDLPQLGPDLSIHMDSLEALAPDLVLASLSVPGMEKNIEELQKRNIPHIVFNANSLEEIAQDLLTLGRACDVEERAKVIMDEYLQSIKEMRSIAQTIAKKPSVYWEWWPNPIFTPGKINWLTEISAIAGGVNLFQDVELASVQTNWADIIKRNPDYIMMAWVGVAFERIQPAILLKRPHAQELHAIQMERLHVMEEWLYCRPSPRLIEGAIKLAKMLHPQEYEHIEHPSFL
- a CDS encoding iron-containing alcohol dehydrogenase; this translates as MSDVLKQFVMPKTNLFGPGAIQEVGKRLNDLEVKKTLIVTDEGLHKLGLSEQIANIITAAGIDVAIFPKAEPNPTDQNIEEGVAVYHAESCDSIVSLGGGSAHDAAKGIGLIASNGGRIHDYEGVDQSQNPLVPLIAINTTAGTASEMTRFTIITDTARKVKMAIVDKHVTPLLSINDPELMIGLPPALTAATGVDALTHAIESFVSTNATPITDACAEKVLQLIPEYLPRAYANGGDLEAREQMVYAQFLAGMAFNNASLGYVHAIAHQLGGYYNLPHGVCNAILLPHVCRFNVTARTERFARIAELLGENVDGLSKRDAAEKAITAIEKLSKDLNIPSGFRELGAKDEDIEILAKNAMLDVCAETNPRKATLEDIKQIITNAMGPVAKKEESLEAIALS
- the tyrS gene encoding tyrosine--tRNA ligase; its protein translation is MTNELLQDLEWRGLLYQQTDAEGMAKLLDEQSVSLYCGVDPTADSMHIGHIVPLLTLRRFQKAGHRPILLVGGATGMIGDPSGRSEERQLQTVEQIDQNVQGIRSQLERIFDFAEDGNGAQLVNNRDWIGNINTIEFLRDYGKLINVNYMLAKDTIASRLDTGISFTEFAYTLIQGIDYNHLYNHYNCRIQVGGSDQWGNITTGLEVIRKTHEEETKAFGITIPLVTKADGTKFGKTAGGAVWLDAKKTSPYEFYQFWINAADADVIKYLKIFTFLSREEIEALAVSVEEEPHLRKAQKALAEEMTRLIHGQEALEQAIRITAALFSGDLKALSADEMKDAFKDVPSIEMAKEDKNIVDLLVEAGISSSKRQAREDVSNGAISVNGEKVTDLEYVFEAKDRLEDAFSIVRRGKKKYHMVKFV